The region ATGTTTCTGGCGGCCCGTCGTTTTGACGAGTCCATGAAACGCTCCAGCTTTCTCTTTCTACTGGCCACGGCGGCCTTCACTTTCACCTCTGCCCACGCGGCTGAAAAGCCCCGTGTGCTCCTCCTCGGCGATTCCATCTCCATGGGCTACACCCCAGTGGTGCAAAAATTGCTGGCGGATGAAATGACCGTCCTGCGGCCCATGGCCAAAAATGGCAAGGCGGAAAACTGCGGCGGCACCAATTCGGGCGTGGCCAACATTGACCGCTGGCTGCAGATTGACGGTGGCAAATGGAACGTGATCCATTTCAACTGGGGCCTGCATGACCTGAAGCATGTGAAGGCCGATGGCAAAGCCACCTCCGACCTGGCCACCGATCCCCCCCAGGCCACTGTGGAAGTGTATGAAAAGCAGCTCCGCGAAATCGTCGGCAAACTGAAGGCCACCGGGGCCAAGCTCGTCTTTGCCACCACCACGCCTGCACCTGCTGAACCCATGAAGGTCTATCGCAACAATGCCGACGTCATCCGCTACAACGAAGCCGCTGTGCGGGTAATGAAGGAAAACGGCATCCCGGTGAACGATCTGTACGCCTTTACCCAGCCCCGGATGAAGGAACTGCAAATCCAACCAGCCAACGTCCATTTTACCCCTGCTGGATCGGAGGCCCTGGGAGCCGAAGTGGTGAAGGCCATCCGAGCCCAGGTGAAGTAAACCTGGAAGGGGACGGGGCTCCTGACGGCTGCCCCGGCCCGGTCCAATCGCGGGGAGCGAATAAACATTCTTGAACAATCCGGGCGTGGGCGGTGTATAGTCATCCGTGATGAAATGCACGACCCCCGCCCTTTTTTCGTTGTTGCTGACGGGCCTCGCCCTGGGTGAACCCCTGCCCCCGAAACCGCCTGCGGCCAAGGAGGAAAAGCCCGCCGCACCGAAAGACGAAAAACCGGCCACGAAGGACGGCAAGCCTGCTGTCATCTCGGGCCAGAAAATCGAAATTTCGGTCGCGGAAAAAACACCGGAACCCGCCAAACCCGACCCGCTGGAATCCATCAAGGCGGAAACTGCCAAGCTGGTGGCAGAGCGCGAAAGAATCGCCGCCCAGATGGCCCTGGAGCAAACCAAGCTGGATGAAAAACTTGCGGTTAGGAAACGCGCCCTGGCCGAGATCCAAATCAAGCTGGAGGAGATGAAGGCGAAGTCGGACCTCGCCGAGGCCGAGCAGCGTAGCAAGGACTACGCCGACATCATGGAACTGCGCCGCAAAGGCGAGCGCAGCAGCATGGAGGCCTCCATCGCCAAGAACGAGGTGGACACCGAAGGCTATGCCATGCGCCGCGAAGAAAACGCCATCCGGCGCAAGACCTCCGCACTCACTCTCGCCATGGAGCTTCAGCAAAAAGAGACTGAATCCCGCACCTACGCAGGCAAGGCCCCGGCTTACCTGAAAGAGCCAGTGCAGGGCAACAAGCTCATCCTTTCCGACCGCACCATCGCTCTGAACGGCGTCATCACCTCCAAGACCGCCGACAGTCTGGCGGACCGCATCGCCTACTTTAACAATCGTGACGAGGAGGCCCCCATCTTCATCGTCATTGATGACTGCCCAGGCGGCAGTGTGATGGCTGGCTACAAAATCATCAAGGCCATGCACGGTTCCAAGGCCCCGGTTTACACGGTGGTGAAATCCTTCGCCGCTAGCATGGCCGCCTGCATCACCACCCTGTCGAAAAAATCCTTCGCCTATCCGAATGCGATCATTCTCCACCATCAGCTCTCCGCCGGCATCATGGGGAACCTGACCCAGCACCGCGAAAGCGTGAAGGAACTGGAAGAATGGTGGAAGCGCCTGGCCGATCCCGTGGCGCAAAAAATGGGCCTCACGCGGGACGAATTCATCACAGAGATGTACAAAAAATCATCCACCGGCGATTGGAATGAATTCGCCGACAATGCCCAGAAACTCAAGTGGGTGGACACCATCGTCGAAGAGATCGAAGAAACCGCCCTGATCCGTCACCCGGACAGCACTCAGCCAGCCCAGCCGCAGACAGGCATGCCCATTCGCATCCTGCCGCCCGGTCATCTGGACAATGGCGTGGTGGAAAGCGCCGACGAACGTGGCAAGCCTGTTGCTGTCCTGCCCCGCCTGAATCCGCTCGATGCTTATTGGATGTATAATCCGGATGGTTATTTCCGCCTTCAGTAAAAGGTTGAGCCACCGCTGAATGCTGGCTAAGCAGTGAATGGGGCCTGGATTGACACCAGGCCCTTTTTTCTGCCATGGACCAGCCCACCTCCGACTCCCTCGAAACTACCAATCCCTGGACCACGCTCAGCAGCCGTGAGGGATACGCGAATCCCTGGATTCGTGTGCGCGAAGACCAGGTGATCAACCCCAGCGGTGGTCGCGGCATCTATGGCGTGGTGGAGTATAAAAATCGCGCCATCGGCGTGGTGCCGGTGGATGCCGAGGGAAACACCTGGCTGGTGGGCCAGTGGCGCTACAGCCATGCACGTTATGAGTGGGAGATCCCGGAAGGCGGCTGCCCGCCCGGGGAAGAACCCGCCGAATGCGCCCGGCGCGAGCTCTTGGAGGAAACAGGCATCCGTGCCGCCACCATCGAACCGCTGCTGATGAACCTTCAGCTTTCGAACTCCACGACCAATGAGGTCTGCGACATCTTCGTCGCGCGTGATCTCAGCTTTGGCGAGGCGGAGCCGGAAGAAACTGAGCAGCTCGCCGTGAAGCGCCTGCCTTTGACGGAAGCCATCCAGATGGCCGTGGATGGCCGCATTCGCGACAGCGTCAGTGTGCTGGCTTTGCTGCGGCTTGCGACTCAGCTTCGCGGCTGATTCAAGGCTTCGCCAAAGCCTTCACCGCCGCCGCCTTGAATGCACCCAAGGCCTTTTTGCCTTCACCAGGAAAGCCTTTTCTATCGGGCCAAGTCCCCTTCACAAAAGAATGATGCCCTTCCCCATCGAGAATGCTTGGCAAAGCAGCCTCCCGCATCAATGACTGCTCATCATGCTGTTTCGTCACCTGTTTACACTGCTCCTGATTTCCACCGCGCTGCCCAGCCTAGCCGCCGAGCTGAAGACCACACCCGCCGGCATTGAAGTGGTGGCGGGCAGCCTGGGCAACTTCGTCCTGACGTATCCAGAATTCGTGAATGCCAGCAGCCAGCCTGTGCATAAACAAACGCAAGCCAGCGCCAGCGGCGGCACAGCCACCGTTCAGTATGAAGGAGGCGCGCAATGCGCGGTGACGGTGGCGAAGGACGAGATCACCCTCACCTTCAGCCAGATACCTGCGGGCGTGGCTTCGTGGAAGGTCACCACCCTGATCGACATTGGTTTCGGCAAAGGCGGCACCTGGAAGGTGGGCGAAACGGCAGGCCCCTTCCCCGCTGAAAAACCCAAAACCCCGCAGATTGCCAGCCTGGGTAGCACCGCTTTCCAGGTCAAAAATGCCCAGGGCCAGAGCCTGGACATCGTAACACCGGACTTTGCCTTCCAGCAGCTCACGGACAACCGCGAGTGGAACTGGGCCGTCTATCATTGGATGTGCCTGGTGCCCTATTCGGCAGATAAAGCCACAGCCACATTCAAGGTCAGCACGGAGCTCGCCGCTTCGGCCAAGCTGGTGGATGCCTTTGGCCAGTCCATCAAAGATGCCTTTTCTAACAAACTATTGAATGAAGCCGACCTGAAGGCGGATGTGGCCGCTGATGAAGCCTACTACGCCAGCCTGAAACCACCGGCGACGGGCAAATTCGGCGGCCTGCCAGGAAGCGGTGAAAAGCTGGGCCTGAAGGCCACGGGCTTCTTCCATGTGGAGGTGAAAGGCAGCAAGACCTGGCTGGTGGATCCGGAGGGCCAGGCCTTTTTCCATCTCGGCATCTGCGGTTTCGCCCCGAATGACGACTACACTTACATCAAGGGTCGCGAGAGCATCTATGAGTGGCTGCCGTCTCCCCAGGGCGAGTTTGCCTCCGCCTTCAGGCCAGGCGATGACCATGCGCATTTTTCCTTTTACCTGGCGAACACGATCAAGAAATTCGGCGCCCCTTACAGCCTGGATGCACACGCCGCCCGCATGATCCCCCGCGTGCGGCAATGGGGATTCAACTCCATCGGTGCCTTCAGTCCCAAACCGCCCACCGCCTGTGAGAAGGCCAGCTTTCCCTACGTGGCTCATTTGCCCATCAATGAATGGGAAGGTCTGCCCCGCATCCCGGGTGCACATGAAGTCTGGGATCCGTATGAACCCGCCACCGAGTCCAAGATCGCCGAAAACCTGGCCCGCGAACTGCCCGCCCAGGCGCAGGATCCTCTACTCATCGGCTACTTCATCGTCAATGAACCGCGCTATGATGAACTGCCCCGCGTCATCCCTTCCC is a window of Prosthecobacter algae DNA encoding:
- a CDS encoding ATP-dependent Clp protease proteolytic subunit encodes the protein MKCTTPALFSLLLTGLALGEPLPPKPPAAKEEKPAAPKDEKPATKDGKPAVISGQKIEISVAEKTPEPAKPDPLESIKAETAKLVAERERIAAQMALEQTKLDEKLAVRKRALAEIQIKLEEMKAKSDLAEAEQRSKDYADIMELRRKGERSSMEASIAKNEVDTEGYAMRREENAIRRKTSALTLAMELQQKETESRTYAGKAPAYLKEPVQGNKLILSDRTIALNGVITSKTADSLADRIAYFNNRDEEAPIFIVIDDCPGGSVMAGYKIIKAMHGSKAPVYTVVKSFAASMAACITTLSKKSFAYPNAIILHHQLSAGIMGNLTQHRESVKELEEWWKRLADPVAQKMGLTRDEFITEMYKKSSTGDWNEFADNAQKLKWVDTIVEEIEETALIRHPDSTQPAQPQTGMPIRILPPGHLDNGVVESADERGKPVAVLPRLNPLDAYWMYNPDGYFRLQ
- a CDS encoding NUDIX hydrolase, which translates into the protein MDQPTSDSLETTNPWTTLSSREGYANPWIRVREDQVINPSGGRGIYGVVEYKNRAIGVVPVDAEGNTWLVGQWRYSHARYEWEIPEGGCPPGEEPAECARRELLEETGIRAATIEPLLMNLQLSNSTTNEVCDIFVARDLSFGEAEPEETEQLAVKRLPLTEAIQMAVDGRIRDSVSVLALLRLATQLRG
- a CDS encoding SGNH/GDSL hydrolase family protein gives rise to the protein MKRSSFLFLLATAAFTFTSAHAAEKPRVLLLGDSISMGYTPVVQKLLADEMTVLRPMAKNGKAENCGGTNSGVANIDRWLQIDGGKWNVIHFNWGLHDLKHVKADGKATSDLATDPPQATVEVYEKQLREIVGKLKATGAKLVFATTTPAPAEPMKVYRNNADVIRYNEAAVRVMKENGIPVNDLYAFTQPRMKELQIQPANVHFTPAGSEALGAEVVKAIRAQVK